In the genome of Pseudomonas putida, one region contains:
- the cysN gene encoding sulfate adenylyltransferase subunit CysN, giving the protein MNAITHAQHDALTPYLQAQQHKQLLRFITCGSVDDGKSTLIGRLLYESKVLFEDQLGQLEADSKKLGTQGDELDFALLVDGLAAEREQGITIDVAYRFFATDKRKFIVADTPGHEQYTRNMVTGASTADLAVILVDARQGLLTQTRRHSYLVSLLGIRKVVLAINKLDLMDYSQTVFDRIEADYRAFAAQIGLHDIQCIPLSALRGDNMLTPSPNTPWYTGPSLLAYLEDVPLEQARASEAPFRLPVQWVNRPNLDFRGFCGNVAAGSVSVGERIRVLPSGQQSEVSEILGASGPQQRAECGQAVTLVLKDEIDISRGDLIALADAPPAVADQFEATLVWMDEDALLPGRPYLMKIGCRTVGMSCANLKHRVDVNSLEQLAAKTLELNGIGVCNLHLDRPIPFDAYADNRDTGGFIVIDRLSNRTVGAGMLHFALRRAQNVHWQAIDVNREAHAALKGQTPRVLWFTGLSGAGKSTIANLVERKLHALGKHTYLLDGDNVRHGLNRDLGFTEADRVENIRRVAEVAKLMLDAGLITLVSFISPFRAERDMARSLAGDGNFLEIFIDAPLALAEQRDPKGLYQKARRGELKNFTGIDSPYEPPVNPELHIDTQRESAEAAAERIVEALLNL; this is encoded by the coding sequence ATGAACGCCATCACCCATGCCCAACACGACGCACTCACCCCCTACCTGCAGGCGCAACAGCACAAGCAACTGCTGCGCTTCATCACCTGTGGCAGTGTCGACGACGGCAAGAGCACCCTGATCGGGCGCCTGCTGTACGAATCCAAGGTGCTGTTCGAAGACCAGCTCGGCCAGCTCGAAGCCGACTCGAAAAAACTCGGCACCCAAGGCGACGAGCTGGACTTCGCCTTGCTGGTGGACGGCCTGGCCGCCGAGCGTGAACAAGGCATCACCATTGATGTGGCGTACCGCTTCTTTGCCACCGACAAGCGCAAGTTCATCGTCGCCGACACCCCGGGCCATGAGCAGTACACCCGCAACATGGTCACCGGCGCTTCCACCGCGGACCTGGCGGTGATCCTGGTGGACGCCCGCCAGGGCCTGCTGACCCAGACCCGCCGCCACAGCTACCTGGTGTCGCTGCTGGGCATTCGCAAGGTGGTGCTGGCGATCAACAAGCTCGACCTGATGGATTACTCCCAGACCGTGTTCGATCGCATCGAGGCCGACTACCGCGCCTTCGCCGCGCAGATCGGCCTGCACGACATCCAGTGCATCCCGCTGTCGGCGCTGCGCGGCGACAACATGCTCACCCCCAGCCCCAATACCCCGTGGTACACAGGGCCCAGCCTCTTGGCGTACCTGGAGGACGTGCCACTGGAGCAGGCCCGCGCCAGCGAAGCGCCGTTCCGCCTGCCGGTGCAGTGGGTCAACCGGCCGAACCTTGATTTTCGCGGCTTCTGCGGCAACGTCGCCGCCGGCAGCGTGAGTGTCGGCGAGCGCATCCGCGTGCTGCCTTCAGGCCAGCAGAGCGAGGTCAGCGAAATCCTTGGCGCCAGCGGCCCGCAGCAACGCGCCGAGTGCGGCCAGGCCGTGACCCTGGTGCTCAAGGACGAGATCGACATCAGCCGGGGTGACCTGATCGCCCTGGCCGATGCCCCGCCCGCGGTGGCCGACCAGTTCGAGGCCACCCTGGTGTGGATGGACGAGGACGCCCTACTGCCCGGGCGCCCCTACCTGATGAAGATCGGTTGCCGCACCGTGGGCATGAGCTGCGCCAACCTCAAGCACCGGGTGGACGTGAACAGCCTTGAGCAGCTCGCCGCCAAGACGCTGGAGCTCAACGGGATAGGCGTGTGCAACCTGCACCTGGATCGGCCGATCCCGTTCGATGCCTATGCCGACAACCGGGACACCGGCGGCTTCATCGTCATCGACCGGCTGAGCAACCGCACAGTCGGCGCCGGCATGCTGCACTTCGCCTTGCGCCGCGCGCAGAACGTGCATTGGCAAGCCATCGACGTCAACCGCGAGGCCCACGCCGCGCTCAAAGGCCAGACCCCGCGGGTGCTGTGGTTCACCGGGCTCTCCGGTGCGGGTAAATCGACCATCGCCAACCTGGTGGAGCGCAAGCTGCATGCCCTGGGCAAGCACACCTACCTGCTCGACGGCGACAACGTGCGCCACGGCCTGAACCGCGACCTGGGCTTCACCGAGGCGGACCGGGTGGAGAATATCCGCCGCGTGGCCGAGGTGGCCAAGCTGATGCTCGATGCCGGGTTGATCACCCTGGTCTCGTTCATCTCGCCGTTTCGCGCCGAGCGCGACATGGCCCGCAGCCTTGCCGGGGATGGCAACTTCTTGGAGATCTTCATCGACGCCCCGCTGGCCCTGGCCGAGCAGCGCGACCCCAAAGGGCTGTACCAGAAGGCCCGGCGTGGTGAGCTGAAGAACTTCACCGGTATCGACTCGCCCTACGAGCCGCCGGTGAACCCGGAGTTGCACATCGACACCCAGCGCGAATCGGCCGAAGCCGCCGCCGAACGCATCGTCGAAGCCTTGCTCAACCTCTGA